Below is a window of Undibacterium sp. YM2 DNA.
TGAAATAGCTATAAACTTCAAGAAAATCTCATGATAGCCGTCCATCCTTCTTTGCACGAGCGTTATGTATACTTGATTCAACACCAAAAAGCAGCCATGCTTTTGAAGCAGCCTGGAAAATTACGGCTGACCATGCGTACGATTACGCTGCGCTTGTATGGTTATAAGTGACGATTTCTGGGAAACTAGAAAGCGTCGGGGTGGAGGGACAACGCTGCGCATCTGCAGTTTTCGCTGACAGACCCGATTAGAACTCTCCCACCCCACCTCTTCAACGTCGATGAGGAATCCAGCGGTCAATAGGCCTGCCAACCAATACCGCCGATATGTGCAAGCTAACGTGAAGAAGTGGCCACCCCAACATTCTCACTTTAACGATAAGGAGGCAATCATGCAATCCCCGTTATGCATAGGTGTTGATGTGGCGAAATCTGAGGTCGTTATCGCCTGCTCTGAAAGCAGTTTCCCAGTGCGTGCTGTTCCTAATGAATTAGCTGCTTTAAAGAAATTCCTGAAACAACTGCCACCTGGCTCGTCTATTGCGATGGAAGCAACTGGCACCTATCACCAGATGCTGGCCGACCTGGCTTTCCAGATGGGCCTGCATGTTTATGTGCTCAATCCTAAAGATACCCGTCATTATGCGAAAGGGGTTGGGGCGCGAGCCAAGACTGACAACGTCGATGCCATGCTCATTGCACGTTATCTGGCCCATGAAATCAAGGAACTGCGTCGCTATGAACCAGCTACGCCGGAGCAACGCACGATGGATGAACTGCTTAAACGCCGGGCTAAAATTGTTTCTCTAAAGACGGCTTTGCGTCTGACCTGTGATGGAGCACCATCACTGAAAGTGAAGTCAGCCAGGCTTTTAGACAGCTTCACAGAATTACTCAAGCAAATCGATCAGGACATTGCCAGATTGAATAAGGATATTCCCA
It encodes the following:
- a CDS encoding IS110 family transposase, which produces MQSPLCIGVDVAKSEVVIACSESSFPVRAVPNELAALKKFLKQLPPGSSIAMEATGTYHQMLADLAFQMGLHVYVLNPKDTRHYAKGVGARAKTDNVDAMLIARYLAHEIKELRRYEPATPEQRTMDELLKRRAKIVSLKTALRLTCDGAPSLKVKSARLLDSFTELLKQIDQDIARLNKDIPKRDEQVCRLQSIAGVGLLTSSWLANLFDRVRFTNSDAVVAFVGMDPRPCDSGQKRGRRRLSKRGPAEGRRLLFNAGMAAAKSKVWAPVYQHYRQLGWPSTATIMIIARKILRIAFSLIKNGVDFNSDLISIKT